The proteins below come from a single Candidatus Chlamydia sanziniae genomic window:
- a CDS encoding disulfide bond formation protein B produces the protein MSKFLRNYALYFAWVIACIGTLISVFYSYILNIEPCIFCHYQRICLFPLTFILGIAAYRHDTSIKLYVLPQVLIGLVLAIYQICLQEIPGMQMDICGRISCSTKIFLFSYITIPIASALVFCTISCLLILARKLE, from the coding sequence ATGAGTAAGTTCTTACGCAATTATGCATTATATTTTGCGTGGGTAATCGCTTGTATTGGCACATTAATTAGTGTGTTTTATAGCTATATTCTAAATATAGAGCCTTGCATCTTTTGCCATTACCAAAGAATCTGCTTATTTCCTTTAACCTTCATCCTGGGAATTGCTGCTTATCGTCACGATACTTCTATAAAGCTTTACGTCCTTCCCCAAGTTCTGATAGGCCTAGTTCTAGCCATATACCAAATATGCTTACAAGAAATTCCAGGAATGCAAATGGACATTTGCGGAAGAATATCGTGCTCAACGAAGATTTTCTTATTCAGTTATATTACAATTCCTATAGCATCTGCTCTTGTCTTTTGTACTATAAGTTGCCTCTTAATTCTTGCTCGAAAACTTGAATAG
- a CDS encoding thioredoxin domain-containing protein, which produces MNKKILVLCTSVLFLMCLGWLVYKKQILLPAKAHIPVNTKHFPTLGNPYAPINITIFEEPSCSACTEFSTEIFPLLKQHYIDKGEASFTLIPVCFIRGSRPVVQALFCIYNHNPRQPDVNAYIEYFHRLLIYPKEEGSHWATPEVIAKLAEGLKTNSGRSINTKGLQQCVASGRYNDQLKKNNLYCSRVLGGQLATPTAIVGDYLVEDPTFDKIEKVIAQIHQLQASEGDGNE; this is translated from the coding sequence TTGAACAAAAAGATCCTTGTTTTATGCACATCAGTGTTATTTCTTATGTGCTTAGGATGGCTTGTGTATAAAAAGCAGATACTTCTTCCGGCTAAGGCACATATTCCCGTAAATACAAAGCACTTTCCTACCCTTGGCAATCCCTATGCTCCTATCAACATTACGATATTTGAAGAACCTTCCTGTTCCGCTTGTACGGAGTTTTCTACTGAAATATTTCCTTTATTGAAACAACATTATATCGACAAAGGAGAGGCATCATTTACTCTAATCCCTGTGTGCTTCATACGCGGTTCTAGACCTGTCGTCCAAGCGCTTTTTTGTATTTATAACCACAATCCGCGACAACCTGATGTGAACGCCTATATAGAATATTTTCATCGTCTACTTATCTATCCTAAAGAGGAGGGCTCCCATTGGGCAACTCCTGAAGTCATTGCAAAACTCGCAGAAGGTTTGAAAACTAACTCTGGACGTAGCATAAATACGAAAGGCCTACAGCAATGTGTAGCTTCAGGAAGATATAACGATCAACTAAAGAAAAATAATCTTTACTGTTCCCGAGTCTTAGGGGGACAGCTCGCTACACCAACAGCTATAGTTGGAGATTATTTAGTTGAAGATCCTACATTTGACAAAATTGAAAAGGTAATTGCTCAAATCCATCAGCTACAAGCTTCCGAAGGAGATGGCAATGAGTAA
- the tgt gene encoding tRNA guanosine(34) transglycosylase Tgt, giving the protein MALKFRILHKSKKSQARVGQIETAHGIIDTPAFVPVATHGALKGVIDHSHVPLLFCNTYHLLLHPGTEAIAKLGGLHQFMGRQMPIITDSGGFQIFSLAYGSVAAEIKSCGKKKDISSLVQITDEGAWFKSYRDGRKLFLSPEISIEAQKNLGADIIIPLDELLPFYADREYFLSSCARTYVWEKRSLDYHKKNPKCQSMYGVIHGGLDPEQRCIGCRFVEEEPFDGFAIGGSLGRNLKEMVDIVRITTAFLAKDRPIHLLGIGDAPSITATVGFGVDSFDSSYPTKAARHGLILSIGGGIKIAQQKYMYDSTPLDPSCSCLTCSSGISRAYLRHLFKVREPNAAIWASIHNLHYMQQVMAEIRERILRDEI; this is encoded by the coding sequence TTGGCTTTGAAGTTTCGTATTCTTCATAAATCTAAGAAATCCCAAGCTCGTGTAGGGCAGATAGAAACAGCTCACGGCATTATAGATACACCTGCTTTTGTCCCTGTTGCTACTCATGGTGCTCTAAAAGGAGTTATCGATCATAGCCATGTTCCTCTACTTTTTTGTAATACCTATCACCTTCTTCTTCATCCTGGAACAGAGGCTATCGCTAAGTTAGGCGGACTCCATCAGTTTATGGGTCGTCAGATGCCGATTATTACTGATTCTGGAGGTTTTCAAATCTTTAGTTTAGCGTATGGTTCGGTAGCTGCAGAAATCAAAAGCTGTGGGAAGAAAAAAGATATTTCCTCCTTAGTACAGATTACTGATGAGGGAGCTTGGTTTAAGTCGTATAGAGATGGACGTAAGCTGTTTCTTTCTCCAGAAATCTCTATTGAAGCACAGAAAAATTTAGGCGCAGATATCATCATTCCCCTTGATGAGCTTCTTCCTTTTTACGCCGACAGAGAGTACTTTTTATCTTCTTGTGCGCGTACCTATGTCTGGGAAAAGCGTTCTTTGGATTATCATAAGAAGAACCCCAAATGCCAATCTATGTATGGTGTAATTCATGGAGGTCTCGATCCTGAACAGCGTTGCATAGGCTGTCGCTTTGTTGAAGAAGAACCTTTCGATGGTTTTGCCATTGGAGGTAGTTTAGGACGTAATCTTAAGGAAATGGTGGATATTGTTCGCATCACAACTGCTTTTTTAGCGAAAGATCGCCCTATCCATTTATTAGGAATAGGGGATGCACCTTCCATAACTGCTACGGTGGGCTTTGGCGTTGATTCTTTTGATAGTTCTTACCCGACTAAAGCAGCTCGTCACGGTTTGATTTTGTCAATTGGAGGAGGAATTAAAATAGCACAACAGAAATATATGTATGATTCGACTCCCCTAGATCCATCCTGTTCATGTCTTACTTGTTCTTCGGGAATTTCCCGTGCTTATCTTAGACATCTCTTTAAAGTGCGGGAACCCAACGCTGCAATTTGGGCTTCTATTCATAATTTGCATTATATGCAGCAGGTTATGGCAGAAATTCGTGAGCGTATTTTGCGTGATGAAATTTAA
- a CDS encoding queuosine precursor transporter: MLGIFCTSRGKAWLTGWLSLLSVIANIFVLKQVSLWGLEVTSADVYMVGLLTSLNYARELYSKESVGDAMLGSWFISIAFLILTHLHLALVPSSSDTTQKHFQALFSSTPRVIFASLVTMISVQILDVKLFVYLQKAFRYKYFGVRSALSLFISQLVDTVLFSFLGLYGYVAHLSHVILFALVIKGVVIVLSIPTVVCARVIKKRYLS, from the coding sequence ATGCTAGGTATTTTTTGTACCTCTAGAGGAAAGGCATGGCTGACTGGGTGGTTGTCCCTCCTTTCCGTAATTGCGAATATCTTCGTTTTGAAACAGGTGTCTCTTTGGGGGCTTGAAGTCACATCCGCTGATGTTTATATGGTGGGATTACTCACCTCTTTGAATTATGCTCGTGAACTTTACAGCAAGGAGAGTGTAGGCGATGCTATGTTGGGTTCTTGGTTTATTTCTATCGCTTTCCTTATCCTTACGCACCTTCACCTTGCTCTGGTTCCCTCTTCTAGTGATACAACTCAGAAGCACTTTCAAGCTTTATTTTCTTCTACTCCGCGTGTCATTTTTGCTTCCTTAGTCACTATGATTAGTGTACAGATTTTAGATGTGAAGTTGTTTGTTTATTTACAAAAAGCCTTTCGTTATAAGTATTTTGGCGTGCGGTCAGCACTTTCTTTATTTATTTCTCAACTTGTCGATACTGTATTATTTTCATTTTTAGGATTGTATGGATATGTTGCTCATCTTTCGCATGTTATATTGTTTGCTTTGGTTATTAAAGGCGTGGTCATTGTGCTTTCTATTCCTACAGTAGTTTGTGCTAGGGTAATTAAAAAACGGTACTTATCTTAA